A stretch of the Larimichthys crocea isolate SSNF chromosome IX, L_crocea_2.0, whole genome shotgun sequence genome encodes the following:
- the LOC104926609 gene encoding proteinase-activated receptor 3, with product MRKLLFSLLFLLCVGDTLQTAEWKTNNSDVFPMPRTFNGDFFLPVQNGTQAPSSPRSPPALKLKSSSTAAYLRGTLSTRFIPVIYILAAVFGIPSNVSILSMLATKIRKVSTAILYCSLAVSDLFLLLSLLFKAHYHLHGNHWVLGEAACRLVTACFYGNLYCSALTLACISIKRYLAVAHPFMYRRLPKRMYTAWVTVAVWGMFVAAVVPELIVQQTFWVSDLDRITCHDVLPLDDNSHTFLLYYNLFLTLFGLLVPLVVTVGCYIGIIHELKQSHHDWTMYIKASSLVFVIFLVCFTPAGLLHFIHYVQLFTDGTETSYMYFKVAVCLCCIHACLDPLLFLVMSKSAGSRTYFRPFQSKSMSISV from the exons ATGAGGAAACTTCTCTTTAGCCTCttatttcttctttgtgtgGGTGATACACTTCAGACAGCAG aatggaaaacaaacaactccGATGTCTTTCCTATGCCCAGAACTTTTAATGGGGATTTCTTCTTGCCTGTCCAAAATGGGACACAAGCTCCCAGTTCACCTCGTTCCCCTCCAGCACTGAAgctgaagagcagcagcacGGCAGCGTACCTCCGCGGCACCCTGAGCACTCGGTTCATCCCCGTTATTTATATACTGGCGGCTGTTTTCGGGATCCCGTCCAACGTTTCCATCTTGTCCATGCTGGCCACTAAAATCAGGAAGGTGTCCACTGCCATCCTCTACTGCAGCCTGGCTGTCTCcgacctcttcctcctcctctccctcctcttcaaGGCTCACTACCATCTCCATGGAAACCACTGGGTGCTCGGCGAGGCTGCCTGCCGACTGGTCACGGCCTGTTTCTATGGCAACCTCTACTGCTCGGCCCTGACGCTGGCCTGCATCAGCATCAAGCGCTACCTGGCTGTGGCGCACCCGTTCATGTACAGAAGACTCCCCAAGAGGATGTACACCGCCTGGGTCACCGTGGCTGTGTGGGGGATGTTTGTCGCCGCAGTGGTGCCCGAGCTCATCGTCCAGCAGACCTTCTGGGTCAGTGACTTGGATCGCATCACCTGCCATGACGTATTGCCTCTGGATGATAACTCCCATACCTTCCTTCTCTACTACAACCTGTTTCTAACTCTGTTCGGCCTCCTGGTGCCGCTGGTGGTCACGGTCGGGTGTTACATCGGAATCATCCATGAGCTGAAGCAGTCACACCACGACTGGACGATGTACATCAAGGCCAGCTCGCTGGTGTTCGTCATCTTCCTGGTGTGTTTCACTCCCGCCGGATTGCTGCACTTCATCCATTACGTGCAGCTGTTCACAGACGGAACAGAGACCTCGTACATGTACTTTAAAGTGGCAGTGTGCCTGTGCTGCATCCACGCCTGCCTGGACCCTTTACTGTTTCTCGTCATGTCCAAGTCTGCAGGCTCCAGGACTTACTTTAGACCCTTTCAGAGTAAGAGCATGAGCATATcagtttaa